From one Candidatus Eremiobacteraceae bacterium genomic stretch:
- the ileS gene encoding isoleucine--tRNA ligase has protein sequence MTKAPGAGRVFPAMPDQPDSPKRELAILEFWKRENIFARSLEQTKDGERYSFFEGPPTANGKPGVHHVLARSFKDLFPRFWTMRGKRVLRKAGWDTHGLPVEHEVERKLGILDKSRIVTEVGIEKFTQLCRDSVHQYVGDWNRMTERMGYWVDLDDAYFTLTNDYIESVWSLLKQLWDKSLIQQDYKSVPYDPRIGATLSDHEVAQGYREVDDPSVFVRFRLKDDPKTSFLAWTTTPWTLPANMALAVHPAVTYCTVARDGERLIVAEPLLAKVFRDEEVTVERRTLGAEFAGTRYLPLYEYCRDERDRYYVVAEDFVTTEDGTGVVHIAPAYGPEDLVIGKARDLPIYYSVDLTGHVVADVTIAAGLFFKDADKPISADLKARGLMFRQETYRHTYPFGWRTGDPLLYIAKTAWFIRTTVFKQQLLDLNDQINWVPENVKYGRFGNWLENNVDWALSRERFWGTPLPIWTDGENYVCVGSISELSKLAGRDLSAMDLHRPTIDAVTFTIDGRDYTRVPEVIDAWFDSGSMPYAQWHYPFEHRKEFEESFPADYICEAVDQTRGWFYSLHAIATMLFDSPAFKNVICLGHVVDENGEKMSKSKGNILDPYSIFDTLGADALRWYFFTGSAPGAVKRVSPALVADGARGFINTLWNTAKFFTMYANAETVGVPEDVPLAQRSDMDRWVLSSLSSTIKNVTSLLEQYNAQAAGREIDAFVDGLSNWYVRLSRDRFWGSTESPDAKAAFRTLYECLSGVTTLLAPFMPFLAESLYAHLVAPMDPAAPASVHLASWPKSGAIDDEIVAQMDIVRRAVELGRQARASSKIKMRQPLSSAYIRASSQYSDAALHRFRSLVLDELNVKDVQVVGIDASFIEYALRPNLPRLGPRFGKDLGVLRKAIAAADPRAVAVAAAGGKTFEVSTDGKTFTLEPDDVLVDSKSAQGFAFAESDGMLVALDTRLDEALELEGWAREIVRAVQDARKAAGLDVSDRIALSVVAEGEAHSAATEWKDYIKQQTLATSWTLSRGDFAVTVSRA, from the coding sequence GTGACTAAGGCGCCCGGCGCGGGCCGGGTTTTTCCGGCTATGCCCGACCAGCCCGATTCGCCAAAGCGGGAACTGGCGATTCTCGAGTTTTGGAAGCGCGAGAATATTTTCGCGCGCTCGCTCGAGCAGACGAAGGACGGCGAACGCTATTCTTTCTTCGAAGGCCCGCCCACCGCCAATGGCAAGCCCGGCGTGCATCACGTCCTCGCGCGCTCATTTAAGGATTTGTTCCCGCGCTTTTGGACCATGCGGGGCAAACGCGTTCTGCGGAAAGCCGGCTGGGATACGCACGGCCTTCCGGTCGAGCATGAGGTAGAACGCAAGCTCGGCATCTTGGACAAGAGCCGCATCGTGACCGAGGTCGGCATCGAGAAATTCACCCAGTTGTGCCGCGACAGCGTGCATCAGTACGTCGGCGACTGGAATCGCATGACCGAACGCATGGGCTACTGGGTTGATCTCGACGATGCGTACTTCACGCTCACCAACGACTACATCGAAAGCGTCTGGTCGTTGCTCAAGCAGCTATGGGATAAGAGCCTGATCCAACAGGATTACAAGTCCGTGCCTTACGATCCGCGCATCGGCGCCACGCTATCCGATCACGAAGTGGCGCAAGGCTATCGGGAAGTCGACGACCCGTCGGTGTTCGTGCGCTTCCGTTTGAAAGACGATCCGAAGACCTCGTTTCTCGCCTGGACCACCACACCATGGACGTTGCCCGCCAACATGGCGCTGGCCGTCCATCCCGCCGTCACCTACTGCACCGTCGCGCGCGACGGGGAACGGCTCATCGTGGCGGAGCCGTTGCTGGCCAAGGTTTTCCGCGACGAGGAAGTGACCGTGGAGCGGCGTACGCTCGGCGCCGAATTCGCGGGCACGCGCTACCTGCCGTTGTACGAATATTGCCGCGACGAGCGCGACCGCTACTACGTGGTGGCCGAGGACTTCGTGACCACAGAAGACGGCACGGGCGTTGTGCATATCGCGCCCGCGTACGGTCCCGAAGACCTCGTCATCGGCAAGGCGCGAGATCTTCCTATCTACTATAGCGTGGATCTCACCGGGCACGTGGTGGCCGACGTCACCATCGCCGCCGGCTTGTTCTTCAAAGACGCCGATAAGCCGATCTCTGCCGACCTCAAAGCGCGGGGCCTGATGTTCCGGCAGGAGACCTATCGCCACACGTACCCGTTCGGCTGGCGCACGGGCGACCCGCTGCTCTACATCGCAAAGACCGCGTGGTTCATCCGCACGACCGTGTTCAAGCAGCAATTGCTCGATCTCAACGATCAAATCAATTGGGTGCCGGAGAACGTCAAGTACGGCCGCTTCGGCAATTGGCTGGAGAACAACGTCGACTGGGCGCTCTCGCGCGAGCGTTTCTGGGGCACTCCTTTGCCGATATGGACCGACGGCGAGAACTACGTCTGCGTCGGTTCGATCTCCGAGCTCTCAAAACTGGCGGGTCGCGATCTCAGCGCCATGGACTTGCATCGCCCCACGATCGACGCCGTGACGTTCACCATCGACGGCCGCGATTACACCCGCGTGCCGGAAGTGATCGACGCGTGGTTCGATTCGGGTTCGATGCCCTACGCGCAGTGGCATTATCCGTTCGAGCACCGCAAGGAATTCGAAGAGAGTTTTCCCGCCGACTACATCTGCGAGGCGGTCGATCAAACGCGCGGGTGGTTCTATTCGTTGCACGCGATCGCGACGATGCTGTTCGACTCGCCGGCTTTCAAGAACGTGATATGCCTCGGCCATGTCGTCGATGAGAACGGCGAGAAGATGAGCAAGAGCAAGGGGAACATCCTCGACCCTTACTCCATCTTCGACACGCTCGGCGCCGACGCGCTGCGCTGGTATTTCTTCACCGGCAGCGCGCCGGGCGCGGTCAAACGCGTCTCGCCCGCATTGGTCGCCGACGGCGCGCGCGGCTTCATCAACACGTTGTGGAACACCGCCAAGTTTTTCACGATGTATGCCAACGCCGAAACCGTGGGCGTTCCCGAAGATGTGCCGCTCGCGCAACGGTCGGACATGGATCGCTGGGTGCTTTCAAGCCTGAGCTCCACGATCAAGAACGTGACGTCGCTGCTGGAGCAATACAACGCGCAAGCGGCCGGACGAGAGATCGACGCATTTGTGGACGGGCTCTCGAATTGGTACGTCCGCCTTTCGCGCGACCGCTTCTGGGGCTCGACCGAAAGCCCGGATGCGAAAGCGGCGTTCCGCACACTGTATGAATGTCTCAGCGGCGTCACCACGCTTTTGGCGCCATTCATGCCGTTTCTCGCGGAGTCGCTCTACGCGCATCTCGTCGCGCCCATGGATCCCGCGGCGCCGGCAAGCGTGCACCTCGCGTCGTGGCCGAAATCCGGAGCGATCGACGATGAGATCGTCGCGCAAATGGACATCGTCCGGCGAGCAGTCGAACTTGGCCGTCAGGCGCGGGCCTCGTCGAAGATCAAGATGCGCCAACCGCTGAGCAGCGCTTATATCAGAGCCAGCTCGCAGTACAGCGATGCGGCGCTGCACCGCTTCCGCTCGCTGGTTCTGGACGAACTCAACGTCAAGGACGTGCAAGTGGTCGGCATCGACGCGTCGTTCATCGAGTACGCGCTTCGGCCAAATCTGCCGCGCCTCGGCCCGCGCTTCGGCAAGGATCTTGGAGTCCTGCGAAAAGCCATCGCAGCGGCCGATCCGCGTGCCGTCGCGGTGGCAGCGGCGGGCGGCAAGACCTTTGAGGTCTCCACCGATGGCAAGACATTTACGCTCGAACCCGACGATGTGCTCGTGGACAGCAAGTCCGCGCAAGGCTTCGCATTCGCGGAAAGCGATGGCATGTTAGTCGCGCTGGACACCCGTCTCGACGAAGCCCTCGAACTCGAGGGCTGGGCTCGCGAAATCGTGCGCGCCGTTCAAGACGCGCGTAAAGCCGCCGGTCTGGACGTCAGCGATCGCATCGCGTTGAGCGTCGTCGCAGAAGGCGAAGCGCATTCAGCGGCCACGGAATGGAAAGACTACATCAAACAGCAGACGCTCGCCACATCCTGGACGTTGTCGCGCGGCGATTTCGCGGTCACGGTCAGCCGCGCCTGA